One Nonomuraea angiospora DNA segment encodes these proteins:
- a CDS encoding vitamin B12-dependent ribonucleotide reductase: MTETASGSVARGGKRPRKGLKMKRIFTKPGVHPYDEIQWERRDVVMTNWRDGSVNFEQRGVEFPEFWSVNAANIVTTKYFRGAVGTPQREWSLKQLIDRVVGVYTSTGIEHGYFASDEDAEIFDHELKHALAHQVFAFNSPVWFNVGTKSPQQVSACFILSVDDQMESILEWYKEEGVIFKGGSGSGVNLSRIRSSKELLSSGGTASGPVSFMRGADASAGTIKSGGATRRAAKMVVLDVDHPDIEEFIETKAREEDKVRALRDAGFDMDLGGKDIVSVQYQNANNSVRVSDEFMRAVEKGERFGLRARLTGEVIETVDARELFRKMAKAAWECADPGVQYDDTINDWHTTPETGRITASNPCSEYVHLDNSSCNLASINLLKFLKDDNTFDVPNFVKLTELIITAMDISITFADFPTEKIGETSRAYRQLGIGYANLGALLMATGHAYDSDGGRAVAGAITSLMTGVSYRRSAELAAVVGPYDGYARNAEPHKRVMRKHAAANDDLRTVGSMDAKIHSEASRQWSECLKLGEKNGYRNAQASLLAPTGTIGLMMDCDTTGIEPDLALVKFKKLVGGGSMQIVNQTIPRALKQLGYQQEQIEAIVEYIAEHGHVVDAPGLRQEHYEVFDCAMGERAIAPMGHVRMMAATQPFLSGAISKTVNLPESATIDDIEQVYQEGWKLGLKALAVYRDNCKVGQPLSVGNGAKKDEAAKKDDAVKAEPEVKVIEVNRPTRRRMPNQRPSMTTRFTVGGAKGYMTASSYPDDGLGEVFLKMSKQGSTLAGVMDAFSVAISIGLQYGVPLETYMSKFVNMRFEPAGMTDDPDIRMATSVMDYIFRRLALDHLPYDERAALGIFSAAERAAQQRGEDPAALQETVDREALAQSAPIEEKPKAEVAEQSPVVKELTLESHQRFTADAPLCMTCGTKMRPAGSCYVCEGCGSTSGCS, encoded by the coding sequence ATGACGGAGACGGCCAGCGGTTCAGTCGCGCGCGGGGGGAAGCGTCCGCGTAAGGGGCTGAAGATGAAGCGGATCTTCACCAAGCCCGGCGTGCACCCGTATGACGAGATCCAGTGGGAGCGCCGCGACGTCGTCATGACGAACTGGCGCGACGGCTCGGTCAATTTTGAGCAGCGGGGGGTCGAGTTTCCCGAGTTCTGGTCGGTCAACGCGGCCAACATCGTGACGACCAAGTACTTCCGCGGCGCCGTGGGCACCCCGCAGCGCGAGTGGAGCCTGAAGCAGCTGATCGACCGGGTCGTCGGCGTCTACACCAGCACCGGGATCGAGCACGGCTACTTCGCCAGTGACGAGGACGCCGAGATCTTCGATCACGAGCTCAAGCACGCGCTGGCGCACCAGGTGTTCGCGTTCAACTCGCCGGTCTGGTTCAACGTGGGCACCAAGTCGCCCCAGCAGGTGAGCGCTTGCTTCATCCTCTCGGTGGACGACCAGATGGAGTCGATCCTCGAGTGGTACAAGGAAGAGGGTGTGATCTTCAAGGGCGGCTCGGGCTCGGGTGTCAACCTGTCCCGCATCCGCTCCTCGAAGGAGCTGCTGTCGAGCGGCGGCACGGCCAGCGGCCCGGTGAGCTTCATGCGCGGCGCCGACGCGTCCGCGGGGACGATCAAGTCCGGTGGCGCGACCCGCCGGGCGGCCAAGATGGTCGTGCTCGACGTCGACCACCCCGACATCGAGGAGTTCATCGAGACCAAGGCGCGCGAAGAGGACAAGGTCCGCGCGCTGCGTGACGCCGGTTTCGACATGGACCTGGGCGGCAAGGACATCGTCTCCGTCCAGTACCAGAACGCCAACAACTCCGTGCGCGTCTCCGACGAGTTCATGCGCGCGGTGGAGAAGGGCGAGCGGTTCGGCCTGCGCGCCCGCCTGACCGGTGAGGTCATCGAGACGGTCGACGCCCGCGAGCTGTTCCGCAAGATGGCCAAGGCCGCCTGGGAGTGCGCCGACCCGGGCGTGCAGTACGACGACACGATCAACGACTGGCACACCACCCCCGAGACGGGGCGGATCACGGCCAGCAACCCGTGCTCCGAGTACGTCCACCTGGACAACTCCTCCTGCAACCTGGCCAGCATCAACCTGCTGAAGTTCCTGAAGGACGACAACACCTTCGACGTCCCCAACTTCGTCAAGCTGACCGAGCTGATCATCACCGCGATGGACATCTCGATCACGTTCGCGGACTTCCCGACCGAGAAGATCGGCGAGACCTCGCGGGCGTACCGTCAGCTCGGCATCGGCTACGCCAACCTCGGCGCGCTGCTCATGGCGACGGGCCACGCCTACGACTCCGACGGCGGCCGCGCTGTGGCGGGGGCGATCACGTCCCTGATGACCGGCGTGTCCTACCGCCGCAGTGCCGAGCTGGCCGCGGTGGTCGGCCCGTACGACGGATATGCCAGGAACGCGGAGCCGCACAAGCGCGTCATGCGCAAGCACGCGGCGGCCAACGACGACCTGCGCACCGTCGGCTCCATGGACGCGAAGATCCACTCCGAGGCGTCTCGTCAGTGGTCGGAGTGCCTCAAGCTCGGCGAGAAGAACGGCTACCGCAACGCCCAGGCCAGCCTGCTGGCCCCCACGGGCACCATCGGCCTGATGATGGACTGCGACACCACCGGCATCGAGCCGGACCTGGCGCTGGTCAAGTTCAAGAAGCTCGTCGGCGGCGGCTCCATGCAGATCGTCAACCAGACGATCCCGCGGGCGCTCAAGCAGCTCGGCTACCAGCAGGAGCAGATCGAGGCCATCGTCGAGTACATCGCCGAGCACGGCCACGTCGTCGACGCGCCCGGCCTGCGCCAGGAGCACTACGAGGTGTTCGACTGCGCGATGGGCGAGCGGGCGATCGCGCCGATGGGCCACGTGCGCATGATGGCGGCCACCCAGCCGTTCCTGTCGGGGGCCATCTCCAAGACGGTCAACCTGCCCGAGTCGGCCACGATCGACGACATCGAGCAGGTCTACCAGGAGGGCTGGAAGCTGGGGCTCAAGGCCCTGGCCGTCTACCGCGACAACTGCAAGGTCGGCCAGCCGCTGTCGGTCGGCAACGGCGCCAAGAAGGACGAGGCGGCCAAGAAGGACGACGCCGTCAAGGCGGAGCCCGAGGTCAAGGTCATCGAGGTCAACCGGCCGACCCGGCGGCGCATGCCCAACCAGCGGCCGAGCATGACCACCCGCTTCACGGTGGGCGGCGCCAAGGGCTACATGACCGCTTCGTCCTACCCTGACGACGGGCTCGGCGAGGTCTTCCTCAAGATGTCCAAGCAGGGCTCGACGCTGGCGGGCGTCATGGACGCCTTCTCCGTCGCGATCTCCATCGGCCTGCAGTACGGCGTGCCGCTCGAGACGTACATGAGCAAGTTCGTCAACATGCGGTTCGAGCCGGCCGGGATGACGGACGACCCGGACATCCGGATGGCGACGTCGGTGATGGACTACATCTTCCGCCGCCTGGCCCTCGACCACCTGCCCTACGACGAGCGGGCGGCCCTGGGCATCTTCTCGGCGGCCGAGCGCGCCGCGCAGCAGCGCGGCGAGGACCCGGCGGCGCTGCAGGAGACGGTGGACCGCGAGGCGCTGGCCCAGTCGGCACCCATCGAGGAGAAGCCGAAGGCGGAGGTCGCCGAGCAGTCGCCGGTGGTCAAGGAGCTGACGCTGGAGAGCCACCAGCGCTTCACGGCCGACGCGCCGCTCTGCATGACCTGCGGCACCAAGATGCGGCCGGCGGGGAGCTGCTACGTCTGTGAGGGCTGC
- the nrdR gene encoding transcriptional regulator NrdR: MHCPFCRHPDTRVIDSRSTDDGAAIRRRRTCPECGRRFTTQETVLLMVSKRSGVTEPFSRDKVVAGVRRACQGRPVGEDSLAQLGQRVEEAIRAKGAAEIPSNEVGLAILGPLRDLDEVAYLRFASVYRGFESLADFEAEISQLKAEKGES, translated from the coding sequence GTGCACTGTCCGTTCTGTCGCCACCCTGACACGAGGGTCATCGACAGCCGCTCCACGGACGACGGCGCGGCCATCAGGCGGCGCCGCACCTGTCCCGAGTGCGGGCGCAGGTTCACCACGCAGGAGACCGTACTGCTGATGGTGAGCAAGCGCAGCGGAGTGACAGAGCCGTTCTCGAGGGACAAGGTCGTCGCGGGCGTGCGGCGGGCCTGTCAGGGCAGACCGGTGGGCGAGGATTCGCTGGCGCAGCTCGGGCAGCGGGTGGAGGAGGCCATCAGGGCCAAGGGCGCGGCCGAGATCCCCTCCAACGAGGTGGGGCTGGCCATCCTGGGCCCGTTGCGGGACCTCGACGAGGTGGCCTACCTGCGGTTCGCATCGGTATATCGCGGTTTCGAGAGCCTGGCGGACTTCGAGGCCGAGATCTCACAGTTGAAGGCGGAGAAGGGGGAGTCATGA
- a CDS encoding LysM peptidoglycan-binding domain-containing protein, which translates to MRLTRRGRVVLVAVVALLSLGGFWLGTQAVGHADVQVVVTSHAGFPWVEVREGDTLWAIGEALSQGDDPGPVMEEIKRLNGLSCSLIHPGTRLYVPSDTAALR; encoded by the coding sequence TTGCGGCTGACCCGGCGCGGGCGGGTCGTGCTGGTGGCCGTCGTGGCGTTGCTGTCGCTCGGCGGGTTCTGGCTCGGTACGCAGGCGGTGGGGCACGCGGACGTGCAGGTCGTCGTGACCAGCCATGCGGGGTTCCCGTGGGTGGAGGTGCGCGAGGGTGACACGCTCTGGGCCATCGGGGAGGCGCTCTCCCAGGGGGACGATCCCGGCCCTGTGATGGAGGAGATCAAGCGTCTGAACGGCCTGTCCTGCTCACTCATTCACCCCGGCACCCGCCTGTACGTCCCGAGCGACACCGCCGCCTTACGCTGA
- the lexA gene encoding transcriptional repressor LexA produces MSEQDGANGVSDLAVRRRDSLGLTPRQRKILEVIRDSVQQRGYPPSMREIGEAVQLTSTSSVSHQLTALQRKGYLRRDPHRPRALEVRLPGEPVLWVDPDASDEEPTINRPTAAYVPLVGRIAAGGPILAEESVEDVFALPKQLVGEGTLFLLQVAGDSMIEAAIADGDWVVVRQQPVAESGDIVAAMIEGEATVKTFKRKDGHVWLVPHNPNYEPIPGDEASVLGKVVAVLRRL; encoded by the coding sequence ATGAGCGAGCAGGATGGTGCAAACGGGGTCAGCGACCTCGCGGTGCGCCGGCGCGACTCTCTGGGCCTGACGCCCAGGCAGCGCAAGATCCTTGAAGTCATCCGCGACTCGGTGCAGCAGCGAGGCTATCCGCCCTCCATGCGCGAGATCGGCGAGGCGGTCCAGCTGACCAGCACGTCGAGCGTGTCGCACCAGTTGACGGCGCTTCAGCGCAAGGGTTACCTGCGTCGCGACCCGCACCGGCCGCGCGCGCTCGAAGTGCGCCTCCCGGGCGAGCCAGTGCTGTGGGTGGACCCTGACGCGAGCGACGAAGAGCCCACGATCAACCGCCCCACGGCGGCCTATGTCCCGCTCGTCGGCCGCATCGCCGCCGGTGGCCCGATCCTGGCCGAGGAGAGCGTGGAGGACGTCTTCGCGCTGCCCAAGCAGCTCGTCGGCGAGGGCACGCTGTTCCTCCTGCAGGTCGCCGGTGACTCGATGATCGAGGCCGCCATCGCCGACGGCGACTGGGTGGTCGTCCGCCAGCAGCCGGTGGCGGAGAGCGGCGACATCGTGGCCGCCATGATCGAGGGCGAGGCCACCGTCAAGACCTTCAAGCGTAAGGACGGCCATGTTTGGCTCGTCCCCCACAACCCCAACTACGAGCCCATCCCCGGCGACGAGGCCAGCGTCCTGGGCAAGGTCGTGGCGGTCCTGCGCCGGCTCTAG
- a CDS encoding nucleotidyltransferase domain-containing protein has product MMSNPKVDAIVETYLSVADAEAPGLVEGLYLEGSAALGDYRPGASDVDFVAVTASEAPSGVVERIHARLGAYPFEGCYLTWDDLSRDPAELGTRPRAHAGKINPRGGLNPVTWHTLAQNGLTCRGPKPDELEIWHDPAALAAWTDGNLDRYWRRLVARASHLASPWGLACLGGYNTVWVVTGVARLHYTLATGEITSKSGAGQYALAVFPERWHRVVNEALRLREEDETALPTLSGAVSGLSEHFGTPRKSLYGSPFERRRDVLAFADQAIKAAHELYAAR; this is encoded by the coding sequence ATGATGTCTAACCCCAAGGTCGATGCCATTGTCGAGACCTACCTGTCGGTGGCCGACGCGGAGGCTCCCGGGCTCGTGGAGGGTCTCTATCTGGAGGGCTCGGCGGCGCTGGGCGACTACCGGCCCGGCGCGAGTGACGTGGACTTCGTCGCGGTGACGGCCTCGGAGGCGCCGTCCGGGGTGGTGGAACGCATTCACGCCCGGTTGGGCGCGTACCCGTTCGAGGGCTGCTACCTCACGTGGGACGACCTCAGCAGGGACCCCGCCGAGCTGGGGACACGTCCCCGGGCGCACGCGGGGAAGATCAACCCCAGGGGCGGCCTCAACCCGGTCACCTGGCACACACTGGCCCAGAACGGCCTGACCTGCCGCGGTCCCAAGCCGGACGAGCTCGAGATCTGGCACGATCCAGCCGCCCTCGCGGCCTGGACCGACGGCAACCTCGACCGCTACTGGCGCCGCCTGGTGGCCAGGGCCTCCCACCTGGCCTCCCCCTGGGGGCTGGCCTGTCTCGGTGGCTACAACACGGTCTGGGTCGTCACGGGCGTCGCCCGGCTGCACTACACGCTGGCGACCGGCGAGATCACCTCCAAGTCGGGGGCCGGGCAGTACGCGCTGGCGGTGTTCCCCGAGCGCTGGCACCGGGTGGTGAACGAGGCGCTGCGCCTGCGCGAGGAGGACGAAACCGCGCTGCCGACGCTCTCGGGCGCGGTCAGCGGGCTGAGCGAGCACTTCGGCACACCCCGGAAGTCCCTGTACGGCTCGCCGTTCGAACGGCGGCGCGACGTACTCGCCTTCGCCGACCAGGCGATCAAGGCCGCGCACGAGCTGTACGCCGCCCGTTAG
- a CDS encoding MalY/PatB family protein, with protein sequence MNEAYTPEDLKASHDGIKWSEVAPGVIPAWVADMDLSTAPEVIEALRRRAAGDLGYPTWLDQPPAGPLAEAFAERMANRYGWQADPSIVRSFNDINQALQVLLQVWTRPGDGVALHTPAYHPFLETLKVMERPLHPIQLEPDGDSWRFEVPDLSGCRVLLLVNPHNPTGRSFTREELMELAEHVERHDLLVIADEIHADLTYEPHRHIPFATILPERTVTLTSATKAFNLGGIRCSVAHLGHAGVRKALEAQPPFVYGSANLFGVEATVAAWRHGDAWLESTRALLDRNRRTIASRLPASVGYRVPEATYLAWLNVGRPGTAEVYEREARVRLVDGAVFGPGGEHYVRLNFATTEAILAEILDRLTQTP encoded by the coding sequence GTGAATGAGGCATATACCCCTGAAGACCTCAAGGCATCCCACGATGGCATCAAGTGGTCAGAAGTCGCACCAGGCGTCATCCCCGCCTGGGTGGCCGACATGGATCTGTCCACCGCTCCCGAGGTGATCGAGGCGCTGCGGCGGCGGGCCGCCGGCGACCTGGGCTACCCGACCTGGCTCGACCAGCCCCCAGCCGGGCCGCTGGCCGAGGCGTTCGCCGAACGCATGGCGAACCGGTACGGCTGGCAGGCCGACCCCTCGATCGTGCGCTCGTTCAACGACATCAACCAGGCGCTCCAGGTCCTCCTCCAAGTCTGGACCCGGCCGGGCGACGGGGTCGCGTTGCACACTCCGGCCTACCATCCGTTCCTGGAGACGTTGAAGGTCATGGAACGGCCCCTTCATCCGATCCAGCTGGAGCCCGACGGGGACTCCTGGCGCTTCGAGGTGCCCGACCTGTCGGGCTGCCGGGTGCTCCTGCTCGTCAACCCGCACAACCCGACCGGCCGCTCGTTCACCCGCGAGGAGCTGATGGAGCTGGCCGAGCACGTCGAACGCCACGACCTGCTGGTCATCGCGGACGAGATCCACGCGGACCTCACGTACGAGCCGCACCGGCACATCCCGTTCGCCACGATCCTCCCCGAACGCACCGTCACGCTCACCTCCGCCACGAAGGCGTTCAACCTGGGCGGCATCCGCTGCTCGGTGGCCCACCTGGGACACGCGGGCGTCCGCAAGGCCCTGGAGGCGCAGCCGCCCTTCGTGTACGGCTCGGCGAACCTCTTCGGCGTCGAGGCCACCGTGGCGGCATGGCGGCACGGGGACGCCTGGCTGGAGTCGACCCGCGCCCTGCTGGACCGCAACCGCCGCACGATCGCCTCCCGGCTGCCGGCGTCCGTCGGCTATCGGGTTCCTGAGGCCACGTACCTGGCGTGGCTGAACGTGGGGCGGCCGGGCACGGCGGAGGTGTACGAGCGGGAGGCCAGGGTGCGCCTGGTCGACGGCGCGGTCTTCGGGCCTGGCGGCGAGCACTACGTCCGGCTGAACTTCGCCACCACGGAGGCGATCCTGGCCGAGATCCTCGACCGGCTGACCCAGACGCCCTGA
- a CDS encoding S41 family peptidase: MVTFVADDDVWLAPLSGGRAWRFTADRVPVSHPRFSPDGTRIAWTSGKEGAPEVFAAGIDGPEGERLTYWGSATTGVRGWTGEGDVLAITAAEQSERGRTWAYAVPLDGGPATRLPYGWVSDVAVSGARVATVSPMWREPSQWKRYRGGTAGKIWVDAQGDGEFARLFADSIAQYWAVNWVGDRLVFLSDVDGVGNVYSALPDGSDLRRHSDHQEFYARHATGDGERLIYSHAGDLWLLESLDAEPYRLDVTLGGPRPGRARRPAPLRVGTFSPDASGRASAVEIRGTAHWVTHRDGPAGVLRAQPGVRVRLPQVLDADGRAVWVSDASGEDGLEIGTPGGEIRTLATGELGRVLELEVAPDGKHLAVATHDGRLLVVDVESGNIRQLDRTTQGDVSGLTFSPDSGWLAWVHPHHEPLSQIKIGRVDGTSVIDVTSMRFTDFDPVFTKDGKHLAFLSVRTFDPVYDAHVFDMSFHGGCKPYIVPLQATTPSPFDPSLQGRGFNGEDDKPAKDDKKDDAAPRTEVDPDGLPSRVVPVPVPAGRYGNLRTAKDALLWLRHPLAGQLGDGTEPVTEIVLERYDLKKRAKAELGKDVRSFEVSGDGGRLVINGKNGLQTRAATEGDEVVSIDLDRIAVEIDPIAEWRQGFREAGRLMRDHFWREDMNGVDWQGVLDRYEPLVERIGAHSELIDLLWETQGELGTSHAYATANGAGVDPRRRQGLLGADLARDDEGVWRVVRILPGESSDHDARSPLLAPGVAVRPGDAIVAVGGRPVDPVRGPLALLAGTAGQPTELTVRPAAGGDTRRVVVSPIAEDTRLRYHDWVESRRARVREASGGRLGYLHVPDMVATGWAQFHRDLRTEMAFDGLVVDVRENGGGHLSELVLEKLSRKVTGWARARGYEPMRYPEDSPRGPIVTITDEFAGSDGDIVSAGIKNRGIGPLVGTRTWGGVIGIDSRYSLVDGTRVTQPRYSFWLEGHGWGVENYGVEPDIEVVITPQDRVAGRDPQLEKAIELALAALDEHAPATPPDLPPLQ, from the coding sequence ATGGTCACCTTCGTCGCTGACGACGATGTCTGGCTGGCTCCCCTGTCCGGAGGCAGGGCATGGCGGTTCACCGCCGACCGCGTACCGGTGTCGCACCCGAGATTCTCGCCCGACGGCACGCGCATCGCGTGGACGAGCGGCAAGGAGGGGGCGCCGGAGGTGTTCGCGGCCGGGATCGACGGCCCCGAGGGCGAGCGGCTGACCTACTGGGGTAGCGCCACGACCGGCGTACGCGGCTGGACGGGCGAGGGCGACGTGCTGGCGATCACCGCGGCCGAGCAGAGCGAGCGGGGCCGGACCTGGGCGTACGCGGTGCCGCTCGACGGCGGCCCCGCCACGCGCCTGCCGTACGGGTGGGTCAGCGACGTGGCCGTCAGCGGTGCGCGGGTGGCCACCGTGTCGCCGATGTGGCGCGAGCCGTCGCAGTGGAAGCGGTACCGGGGCGGCACGGCCGGCAAGATCTGGGTCGACGCCCAGGGCGACGGGGAGTTCGCCCGCCTGTTCGCCGACAGCATCGCCCAGTACTGGGCGGTCAACTGGGTGGGGGACCGGCTCGTCTTCCTGTCCGACGTCGACGGCGTCGGCAACGTCTACTCCGCCCTGCCCGACGGGTCCGACCTGCGCCGGCACAGTGATCACCAGGAGTTCTACGCCCGCCACGCCACCGGCGACGGGGAGCGGCTCATCTACAGCCACGCCGGGGACCTGTGGCTGCTGGAGAGCCTGGACGCGGAGCCGTACCGGCTGGATGTGACGCTGGGCGGGCCGCGGCCGGGGCGGGCCAGGCGCCCCGCGCCGCTGCGGGTCGGCACGTTCTCGCCGGACGCGAGCGGGCGGGCCAGCGCCGTGGAGATCCGCGGCACCGCCCACTGGGTGACCCACCGCGACGGGCCCGCGGGCGTGCTGCGGGCGCAGCCGGGCGTCCGGGTACGGCTGCCGCAGGTGCTCGACGCCGACGGCCGGGCCGTCTGGGTGTCGGACGCGAGCGGCGAGGACGGGCTGGAGATCGGCACGCCGGGCGGCGAGATCAGGACGCTGGCCACCGGGGAGCTCGGACGGGTGCTCGAACTGGAGGTCGCGCCCGACGGCAAGCACCTGGCGGTCGCCACGCATGACGGCCGGCTGCTGGTCGTCGACGTCGAGTCCGGAAATATCCGGCAGCTCGACCGGACCACGCAGGGAGACGTCAGCGGGCTCACGTTCTCGCCCGACTCGGGATGGCTGGCCTGGGTCCACCCGCACCACGAGCCGCTGTCGCAGATCAAGATCGGGCGGGTCGACGGGACGTCGGTGATCGACGTGACGTCGATGCGGTTCACCGACTTCGACCCGGTGTTCACCAAGGACGGGAAGCACCTGGCGTTCCTGTCGGTGCGGACCTTCGACCCGGTGTACGACGCGCACGTCTTCGACATGTCATTCCATGGCGGGTGCAAGCCGTACATCGTGCCCCTCCAGGCCACCACGCCGTCGCCGTTCGACCCCTCCCTGCAGGGCCGCGGGTTCAACGGCGAGGACGACAAACCCGCCAAGGACGACAAGAAGGACGATGCCGCGCCGCGCACCGAGGTCGATCCCGACGGGCTCCCCTCGCGCGTGGTGCCGGTGCCGGTGCCCGCGGGCCGCTACGGCAACCTGCGTACCGCCAAGGACGCCCTGCTCTGGCTGCGCCACCCCCTCGCCGGGCAGCTCGGCGACGGCACCGAGCCGGTCACCGAGATCGTGCTCGAACGCTACGACCTCAAGAAGCGCGCCAAGGCCGAGCTGGGCAAGGACGTGCGTTCGTTCGAGGTCAGCGGCGACGGCGGCAGGCTCGTCATCAACGGCAAGAACGGCCTGCAGACCCGCGCCGCCACCGAGGGCGACGAGGTCGTCTCCATCGACCTCGACCGGATCGCCGTGGAGATCGACCCGATCGCCGAGTGGCGGCAGGGCTTCCGCGAGGCCGGCCGCCTCATGCGCGACCACTTCTGGCGCGAGGACATGAACGGCGTCGACTGGCAGGGCGTGCTCGACCGCTACGAGCCCCTGGTGGAGCGCATCGGCGCCCACTCCGAGCTGATCGACCTGCTCTGGGAGACGCAGGGCGAGCTGGGCACCTCCCACGCGTACGCGACCGCCAACGGCGCCGGCGTCGACCCGCGCCGCCGCCAGGGACTCCTGGGCGCGGACCTCGCCAGGGACGACGAGGGCGTGTGGCGGGTCGTACGCATCCTGCCCGGCGAGTCCTCCGACCACGACGCGCGCTCCCCGCTGCTCGCGCCCGGGGTGGCCGTCCGTCCCGGCGACGCGATCGTCGCGGTGGGCGGGCGTCCCGTGGACCCGGTACGCGGCCCGCTGGCCCTCCTGGCGGGCACCGCCGGCCAGCCCACCGAGCTGACCGTACGGCCCGCCGCCGGCGGGGACACCCGCCGCGTCGTCGTCAGCCCGATCGCCGAGGACACCCGGCTGCGCTACCACGACTGGGTGGAGAGCCGCCGCGCCCGCGTCCGGGAGGCCTCCGGCGGCAGGCTCGGATACCTTCACGTGCCCGACATGGTGGCGACGGGGTGGGCGCAGTTCCACCGCGACCTGCGTACCGAGATGGCCTTCGACGGGCTGGTCGTGGACGTGCGCGAGAACGGCGGCGGGCACCTGTCGGAGCTCGTGCTGGAGAAGCTGTCCCGCAAGGTCACGGGGTGGGCGCGGGCGCGCGGCTACGAGCCGATGCGCTACCCGGAGGACTCGCCCCGGGGGCCGATCGTGACGATCACGGACGAGTTCGCGGGCTCGGACGGGGACATCGTCAGCGCCGGGATCAAGAACCGCGGCATCGGCCCGCTGGTGGGGACGCGGACGTGGGGCGGGGTGATCGGCATCGACTCCCGGTACTCGCTCGTCGACGGGACGCGCGTCACGCAGCCCCGGTACTCGTTCTGGCTCGAAGGGCACGGCTGGGGCGTGGAGAACTACGGGGTGGAGCCGGACATCGAGGTGGTGATCACGCCGCAGGACCGGGTGGCGGGGCGGGACCCGCAGCTCGAGAAGGCGATCGAGCTGGCGCTGGCCGCCCTCGACGAACACGCGCCCGCGACGCCGCCGGACCTCCCGCCGCTGCAGTGA
- a CDS encoding TIGR03557 family F420-dependent LLM class oxidoreductase, whose product MVQIGYTLMSEQTPARELVDYAAVAERIGFDYAVISDHYFPWIEEMGHSPYCWSVLGAAAQVTRRLPLMTYVTCPIMRYHPAVVAQKAATMGVLSEGRFTLGLGSGENLNEHVIGEGWPPVDTRHRMFAEAIQIIKLLFGGDYVTYQGEFFDVDSAKLYDLPERPVPLAIAASGGQSAEIAAEYGDVLVVNEPLPDVVRQFNAAGGQGRPVYGQLPIAYDTDPEAAKDRAHRLWRWAAAGGWKVMAELPGPVNFAAATGTVRPEDVAQSVPCGNDVDAVVQSVRQFADAGYTHVALVQIGHDQQQPFFDWAEKELLPALREL is encoded by the coding sequence ATGGTGCAAATCGGCTACACCTTGATGTCCGAGCAGACCCCCGCCCGGGAGCTGGTCGATTACGCCGCGGTGGCCGAGCGGATCGGCTTCGACTACGCGGTAATCTCCGATCACTACTTCCCGTGGATCGAGGAGATGGGGCACTCACCGTACTGCTGGTCGGTGCTCGGCGCGGCGGCCCAGGTCACCCGGCGCCTGCCGCTCATGACGTACGTGACCTGCCCGATCATGCGCTACCACCCGGCCGTGGTGGCCCAGAAGGCGGCGACCATGGGCGTGCTGAGCGAGGGCAGGTTCACGCTGGGCCTCGGGTCGGGCGAGAACCTGAACGAGCACGTCATCGGCGAGGGCTGGCCGCCCGTGGACACCCGGCACCGGATGTTCGCCGAGGCGATCCAGATCATCAAGCTGCTGTTCGGCGGGGACTACGTCACGTACCAGGGCGAGTTCTTCGACGTGGACTCGGCCAAGCTCTACGACCTGCCGGAGCGGCCGGTCCCGCTCGCCATCGCCGCCTCGGGCGGCCAGTCCGCGGAGATCGCGGCCGAGTACGGCGACGTGCTGGTGGTCAACGAGCCGCTGCCGGACGTGGTCAGGCAGTTCAACGCCGCCGGCGGGCAGGGCAGGCCCGTGTACGGGCAGCTGCCCATCGCGTACGACACCGATCCCGAGGCCGCCAAGGATCGGGCACACCGCCTGTGGCGCTGGGCGGCCGCCGGCGGCTGGAAGGTCATGGCCGAGCTGCCCGGCCCGGTGAACTTCGCCGCCGCGACCGGCACCGTGCGCCCCGAGGACGTGGCCCAGTCCGTGCCGTGCGGGAACGACGTGGACGCGGTGGTGCAGAGCGTCAGGCAGTTCGCCGACGCCGGCTACACCCACGTCGCGCTCGTCCAGATCGGGCACGACCAGCAGCAGCCGTTCTTCGACTGGGCGGAGAAGGAGCTGCTGCCGGCCCTGCGCGAGCTCTGA